CGGCATGAGCTACGGTATTACCGACGGCAGCATTTGGAAGTTCTTCGACAAGCCGACTCCGGAGGCTGTAAATACGAATTCTACGGCTTATGAGGGAATGGCTCCGAAAGTCGATATGAGTGCCATCAAGTCCGGCTTCTACAAAGAAGTTTTAACTTTGAACCCGCCCAAGAGTCTTCCCGAAGGCGTAAAACTCCGCTGTACGCAGAACGGCTCTGTTCCGACGTCATCTTCGTCCGAATTCAATAACCCCATTACCATTTCTACGAACACGGTCTTCCGTTGCGCAGCCTTTAAGGAAGGGACGGTTACCAAGGATGTGATCACCAAGACCTTCTTCATTGGCGAGACGGTGAATATGCCTGTGGTCGCTGTGACCGTAGATCCTTCGTTCTTTGAAAAGCACTACGTGAAAGCCAGCACGAGCGGCTGTGGCCCCGACTGCGCCCCGGCAGGCCTTTACGAAGATGTTGAATTCCCTGTGCATGTGGAATACTTTGACAAGGGCAGTTCTTCCAAGGAACTTGCTTGGGAAATCGAAGCCGGAATTTCTCTGATGGGTGGCTGGAGCCGTCTCGAAGACAAAAAGTCTGTCGCCATTGTGATGCGCGAAGAATACCAGGAAGGTTGGCTCCATTACCCGCTGTTTGAAACGCGCAAGAGCGAGAACGACAAGTACAAGGGATTCAACCTGCGCAACAACGGCAACCGCTTTGTGAGCGACTACTTTGCCGATGCCATGGGCGGCGCCTTGCTCGAGGGCAGCGGTGTTGACTACCAGCGTAGCCGCCAGGTGGTGGTGTTCTACAATGGAAAGTATTATGGAATTCACGATATGCGTGAACGCTTCAACAAGAACTTCGTTGAGTCGAACTATGGAATTGACGCATCTACGGTGAATATGATTAAGCACCTGGGTAAAGAAATTACGGCTAGCAATGGCACGACGGCTGATTACGAAGCGCTCCTTGCTTTTGTTGCCGCCAATGATTTTAGCGGAGCGAACAATGCTTCGTATGCCACGGTGAAGGGTCTTATGGATGTGGGCAACTTTGCCGATTACATGGCTGCTGAAATCTATTACCATAATGGCGACTGGCCAAACAACAATGTCCGCGCCTGGAAGGCTCCGGATCGTTTGTGGAAGTTTATGGTCTATGACTTGGACCACGGATTTGACTGGCAATGGACCGTGAGCGGCTTTAGCTCCAGCACGAACATGTTCAGCTGGATTAAGAAGGGTGGAAACAGTGGCTGCACAGCGGATGTCTGCTTCCCCACCTTCTACAACAAGCTGATCCTGAACCCGGATTTCAAGCGTTTGTTCATTAACCATTCTGCCGTAATGCTGCAGAACTACCTGACTGGCGCGCGCGCCGAGTCCATTGTGAAGACGATGGCTGCTTCGATGAACGCAAACGACATTGAACGTGACAAGGAAAAGTATGAAGGCCGTCGTAGCGATTATGGCCATTTTGACACGGACGGCTCTAAGATGGCCGCCTGGGCAAAGGAACGCGATCCCGTGGTTTGGCAACAGTACGAATCCGAATTCGGCACGTCTGGCTCGGCTACGGTAACGATCTCATCGACGGGCGGCATCGTGCTTATGGAAGGCATGAACCTTCCGGGCAATACCGCCAACTCGACGAACTATTCTGGCAAGTTCTTTGGCGGTGTGCAAATGGAACTGACCGCGATGCCTGTTGGCGGAACGATATTCTCTGGATGGTCCGACGGTTCTACGGAAAACCCGCATTTGGTGACGGTGACCGATGGGCTCACGATTTCGGCGACCTTCAAGTAAGGATTGCTGCTGATGTTTATGGTTGCGGCGGGCTTGGCCCCGCCGCTTTTCTATATTGTGCTTTGATGATGAGCCCTGTACGAAAGATGTTTGACGGCATTGCCAGCCGTTACGACTTTTTGAACCACTTTTTGAGCTGTGGTCAAGATGTGCTTTGGCGCCGGGCGTGCTGCCGCGAACTCCGACGGATGAATCCAGGAAAGCGCTTGCTGGACCTGTGCGGCGGTACGGGTGACTTTGCCGTGACTTACGAAAAGTTCAATGGCAAGCAGGACGTGTCGATTCTCGGTGACTTTTCGTATGAGATGCTGAAGGGCTCCGCCGGCAAAAAGACCGCGGCAAAGCCTGTGCAGCTGGATGCGATGAATATGCCTTTTGCCGATGGTGCGTTTGACGTGGTGTTGAACGGCTTTGGTATGCGGAACCTGCCCGACGCAAACAAGGGACTCAAGGAATCGGCGCGCGTGCTCTCGGCTGGGGGCTACTTGCAGATTCTCGAGTTTTTCTCCCCGCGGAACGCGTTCAACAAGTTCTTTTACAAGTGCCTGGCACCGTTGTTTATCCCGGTGCTTGGCGCCTTTTTTAGCAAGCGCGAAGCCTACGAATACCTGGTGAATTCAGTCATCCGTTTTTTGCCGGTGCAGGATTTTGTGAAGCTCGCCGAAGAGAACGGTTTTGAACTGGTGCATGTAAAGTCCTGCTTTTGGGGTGTCGCCTACCGCGTTTTGCTGCGCAAGGGGGCTGCTAAGTGAACCGCTTTATTGTGGGCGTCACGGGTGCAAGCGGTGCCATTTACGCAACGCGTGTCGCCATGCATTTGAAAAGGCTTGGACATGCTGTGACGGCAATCGTGACGGCGCCTGGCCGCGAAGTGATGGAATACGAGGGTGAACTCCGTTTTTTTGATTATTGCGAAAAGGTATGCGACGTGCAGGACTACTTTGCAGAATGTGCGAGCGGCAGTGCCGATTACGCAGGCATGGCTGTGGTGCCCTGCTCCATGGGGACGCTTGGCCGTATTGCCTCCGGTACGTCGGACAACCTGTTGGTCCGTACAGCGGACGTCTGCCTCAAGGAGCGCCGCAAATTGGTAATTGTGCCGCGGGAAATGCCTTATAACCTGATCCACATCGAGAACATGGAACGCGTGACCCGCGCGGGCGCAGTGGTGATTCCTGCCTCGCCGCAGTTCTACAACAAGCCCTCGAGCATTGAGGAACTGGTCGACACGGTGGTGGCGAAGGTCCTCAAGCATCTTGGCGTTGAAGACGGAATTGTGCCGGCGTGGACCGGCGACGAAAATAGAGGCGTTGCAAAATAATGCTGAACAAGATTCTGGAATTTGGTCACCTGGTTCGCTTTAGCCACTCGCTTTTTGCGCTGCCGTTCGCCCTTGGCTCTATGTGGGTGGCGGCCAACGGATTTCGCGGGATGGAACCTGCCGAGATAGCCAAGATGGTCCTTTTGATTTTGGGCTGCATGGTGACGGCACGCAACAGCGCCATGAGTTTCAACCGCCTTGCCGATGCCGAGATAGACGCAAAGAACCCGCGCACGGCGGGACGCCATCTGCCTGCCGGTCGCATGAGCAAAAAGGCGGTGGTGACGTTCATTGCCTTTAACGGGGCGCTTTTCGTGGCGTTCGCCTACATGCTGCAACCGCTCGCCGGAGCCCTCGCGCTCCCGGTGTGGCTGCTGTTGCTCTCATATTCTTACTGGAAACGCTTTAGCTGGCTTTGCCACTGGTTCTTGGGATTTGCCATCGGTATGAGCCCGCTGGGTGCCTGGATTGCAGTGCGTGGCGAATTCGCGGTGTTCCCGATTTTTCTCATGTTCATTTTGATGCTTTGGATGGGTGGCTTCGACATCATTTACGCGACGCAGGACGAGGAAATTGACCGCGAGATGGGTCTCCATTCGGTGCCCGCCCGCTTTGGCCGCAAACGTGCCTTGCAAATCGCCTTTTGGAGCCACGTGGCGATGCTCGCCCTGTGCGTGACGTTCGGTTTTGTATGGCACATGGGAATCGCCTGGTGGGCGGTGACCGCCCTCATGATTGCCGCTATTACCTATATCCATTTGTTCCGCAAGTCCGATGACCTCGACAAAATGAATCGCGACTTTTTCCTTGCGAACGTCGCTGTGAGCGTCTTGGTGATGATTGGCCTTGTGGTATGGATTTGCCTTGGAGGAGACGTCAATGCCCTTTACTGATAAGAATTTTTCTACCCAGGACAAGGTCAAGTTGTTCCAGCGGTTGGGCTCTGCCGCTGCTGTGCTGGCCGTGGCGCTCATCATATTGATAGAGTCCGGTTATGCGGGCTCCTACTTTGAAATGGCGAACATCGGCCTTACCGCGATGATCGTGGTGCTTGCCGTTTCGCTCGTGGGCAGCGTTTACTTTAAACGCAAACTTTAAGGCTATACTCTTTTTTAGATTTCGAGGTCGGCAGAGTAGACTGTTTGCACTTCGCCGTCGTCGCATTTAAACAACAGGCTCCCGTCGTCGTTCATGTCTTGGATGACGCCTGTTTTTTTTGTGACACCTTCGCCGCCGTCGCGGTTCTGGTCGGTGCAGTGGTTGTTGACCACAATGGTCCCGCGCGCTCCAATGAAACGGTCCATCTTGCGCCATGCTTTGACCCACGGGCCTATGCCGAATGCCTTGAATTGCCCGAGGGCGCGCTCTAAACTTGCAACGAGTGCCTGCAACAGTTTTTCGCGGTTGATGGGCTTGCCGGCAATCTCCTTGAGCGTGGTGACCTCGCGATTCAATAATGCGTAGTCGGCGGGGTCGCTGTTGACGTTGATGCCAATTCCCATGCAGAGGGCGGGCTTTGCGCCAGGCATGAATACGACTTCGGCGAGGATGCCGCAGAACTTGCTTTTGCCGTAGAGGATGTCGTTTGGCCATTTTACGGTAATGGGCGTATTGGCGGCGTTGTCCCCTGCATCTTTTTGCAGTGCACTGAACACTTCGGCGAATGTCAATGCCGTTACTTGCGTGATTTGACTGTAGCGATTGGCGGGGACGCCCTCGAGAGGGACCAACAGGTTGAAATAGAGGTTCTTATGGGCGGGGGATGCCCAGGTGCGATCGTGCCGCCCGTGCCCGCTTGTTTGCGCGTCGGCGACAAACAGAGTCCCCGGTGCAATTTTGCCTGCCAAGGCGAGCGCCTTCATTGTGGCGTGTGTGCTTTCTATTTGTGCAAACAGTTTGGCTGGCGCTCCGCTGAAACCGCTCAGTTCCCAATCGCCAAAATCACGTTCCAAAGAAAACATGGCAGCAGACCTAGTTCTCTTCGTCCTGCTTTTCTTGCAGTTCCTTGAGGGCTTCCTCGGGGAAAATCATAAAGTACTGACGCTTTTTGTCTTCGAACAGCTGCAGCAGGCGCTCCTGCTCGAACTGTTCGCGGTCAATATTCTGCATAAAGAATTCGTCTCGCGCAAAGTCGCGGGTCGTCATCAGTTTCTTCATGTCTTCGGAGAGGTCGACGTCGTCCCACAGAATGTAGTACGACTGCACGTCGAGGCTTCCAAAGATGTCCACGTTCAAAAGGATGGAGTTCTGCTTGCTGGAGTCTACGAGCTGCACGTTGGCTTCGCGCTTTTCGGGGCGAAAAACGTCCACGTCGTTGACGGGCTTTGTCAGGTCCTGGGCAAAACCCCAAACCGCCATGACGGCAACCGCCATGGCAGACCTTAATGCCTTATGTGAAACTCCGGAACTCATACTTACAATATAGATTCAAGTGGGCAAAAAAAGTAGGGGTATGCAAAAGCGTGTGAGCAAAAACTCGCTAAACTGCCAAAGGCATCCAGGGTTTGACCACGTCAATGGACGTGAGTTTGTTCTGCCTGACCCTGCGGATGGCAGCGGCGGCAATCATGGCGCCGTTGTCGGTGCTGAGGCTCCTGTCGGGGACGCAAAAACGGATGCCGTGCTTGCTGCAATAGTCCTGCAGGCGTGTGCGCAGCCAGGCATTGGCGCTAACGCCGCCTCCCATCACAAGAGTCTTCATCTTGGTCTTTTTAAGGGCGTTGACCGTCTTGGAGACGAGGCTCCCCACGATGGCGTCCTCGAGGCTGGCGCAAATGTCGCCCAGGTTCCTTTGGATGTACTCGGGGTCGTGCGTTTCGGTATAGCGCAGCACAGCTGTTTTTAAACCGCTGAACGAAAACTCGCAGCTGTCGTGCGTGTTGAGGGCTCGCGGGAATTCCACGAACTTGCGGTTGCCATTGGCGCCGAGCTTGCTGATGGTGGCTCCTGCAGGGTACTTGAGCCCGAGCAGTTTTCCGCATTTGTCAAAGGCTTCGCCGGCGGCGTCGTCGCGGGTACGGCCGATGCTTGTGTATTTAAACCCGGGTTCTTCCATCACGAGTTCAGTATGCCCGCCCGAAACGGTAAGAGTCAAAAAGGGCGGTTCAATGTCGGGGTTGCTGAGCCATGCGGCCGCGAGGTGCCCTTCGAGGTGGTTGATGCCGTAGGCGGGAATCTGCAAATCGCGTGCGAGTCCCTTGGCAAAGCTCGCTCCTACGAGGAGCGGCCCCATGAGGCCGGGACCTGTGGTAAAAGCGATGGCGTCAATGTCGGTGAGCTGAACGCCTGCCTCCTTGACGGCGGCTTCGGCAATGGGCGCAATCTTTTGCAGGTGGGCGCGCGCGGCAATCTCGGGAACTACGCCGCCATACAGGGCGTGTTCGTCGATTTGGCTGTAGAGCGGGTTCGAGAGAACCGTAAGGGGATCGTCCTTCAAAACGGCGCAGGCGGTCTCGTCGCAACTGGATTCAATGCCAAGCCAAATCATGGTTACTCTCCCTCGTCCTCTTCTTCGCCGTATTCCTCGTTGGTCTTGTAGACAAAGGGTTTGACTTCTTTTTTGACGAGGGCGATTTTGTCGGGTATAATTTCGGCTGCCTTGATGGACATGTCGCGGTTGACCTTGGGGTCAAGCATGAGCTTTAAGGTCGGAGGCAAACTGTCGACGTCTTCGATGGCGAATCGGTTGAACTCGATGAACATCTCTAGGTTCTCTTTGTTGATGGAATCCAGCACGTGCTCGGCGCCAGTGATTTTGACGGTGGCGGAATCCGGGACCAGCTTGTAAAGGCTTTTGTCGAAATGACCAATAAGTTGTACCGGGATTTTTTTGAATTCTTTGCTGGCCACCTTTTGCACATCCACGTTGATGGTGACGTTCGAGTCGCTCGGTGTCACGTAGGCGGGGAACGAGTCAAACTTGAGTGGCACAGAGATCTTCTTGCTTTGCTTGAGAGTGTCCATGTGGAGGGAGTCCGTTTGGATTTCAAAAATACGGGCGATAGCGTTGCGGGCTCCCGAAACGGTGACAAAGCTAGGCGACAGGGTCGCTTCCTCAGTTTGTGTGTAACCGGCGGCTGTATTGAATGTAACGTTGGAGTGGATGGGGATGTCGCGCTCAATGCGAGTGTCCAGTTCCAGGTCAATGAATAGGAGCTGGTTGTCGGGTTCCACGAACTTGATGTTCGGGAAATTGGGGGCCTGGAAGTTTTTGGCGGTCAAGTGGACGCGCGAGCTGCCGAGTTCGGCGTTTTGCAGGTCAATGACCACGGAGGCCACCATCGTATCGCCTTGGGCAATGCGGGCGCGCATGCGCATCAAGTCGAAGGTCGCGCCCTCGACGGTGATGTCGATAGTCTGGGGAGGCTTGGAGGCAATGGCGAGCTTCTCGGGCAGCCTGGCCAGGCGAACAGGCACTTCCATGGTGAGCTGGAACGAGTTCAGGGACACTACATAAAGCCATAGAGCGATGGCAAAGATAAATGCGGTAATCTTTAATCCGATGTGTTTCATAAATGCCCCGTTAAGAACAAGTACAAAAATAATTATATTCCAGGCGTGTTCGGACAATTAGGTTACTTAATACTGGAATCTTTCCGTGGCTGGAAGCAGCAGCGGACGGTCATTTTGCCGTCGCTCATCACGATTTTTTTGTGTTCCCTGCTTTTGGCCGCTTCTTTGGCCGCGTTTGGCGGTGTGATGCGGGTACTTGCTGCCGAAAAGACTTTGTACACCATCGAGGCTTTTTTGCCCGGGGAGCTCCCGCAGGACTCCATCAAGGTCATACAGGACCGCCTCTTGCATTCCAAGCATGTGGGCGCCGTGGAGTTCGTGAGCGCCGACTCCGCCTTGGCGGATTTCCGCCGCCATTTTGACGGAGAGATGCTGGAACTGGTCGAGGGGAACCCGATCCCCCCGTTTTTCAGGGTAAAGCTGGATGACGAAAGCCGCAAGCCCTCGGAACTCGTCAAGCTGAAGAACGAACTGATGCGAAGCGGAACGTTCGAGGAGGTCCAGGCTCCTGTGGAGTGGGTCGAAAAAATTTCGGCATGGAAATTCAAACTGATCTTTTGGCCCATTTGCCTGAGCATCCTTTTGCTGGTGACGCTCTCGCTCATCATTTGCAACTCTGTAAAGCTTTCGCTTTTGAATCGCAAGCTCCTGGTCGAGAACATGAAGTTCGCGGGTGGGAGTTACCTGTTCATTGAATTCCCGTTTGTGCTCGAAGGCCTTATGCAGGGTTTTGTTGGGAGCGGCATGGCGGTGAGCCTGCTTGTGGTTCTTGTGAATTCCCTTTCGGAGGCAGTCCCGATGTTCGGGGTCTACCTGGGTGGCTTTGGCCTCATGTTTGCAATGGTGGTCGTTTTGGTGACTGCGCTTTCGGCGTACTTTAGCTTCCGCACGGTGCGCGGTTTCTTGCTTGCCAAGCGGAACGAACAGGATTAAAAATGCGCCCGCTTGCCCTCCGTCTATTGGCTGTTATTCTTTGCTGTTTTGTGGGGGTCTCTGTGGGCGCCCCCAAAAAGACGGACGCGCAAATCAAGGAACAGAAGACTGCCCTCAAAAAACTCGAGACCGACTTGGCGAAAAAACGCAAGGAGATTGCGCAACTCGAAAACGAAGAGAAGGGCGTGCTCAATACCATCTCGCTTTTGGACCAGAACCTGAACCAGACGCGAACCTACATTAACGAGCTCTCCAAGAGCGAAGTCATGGTGCAGCGAGCCCTAGAGCAGCTGGCTCACGACATCGATTCCTTGGATTCGAAGATTGCCGTGCGCAAGGAGGTCATGAAACGCCGCATTCGCACACTGTATGTGAGCGGACGCAGCACCGAGGCCAAGGCATTGTACAGTCTGCTCACGCAAGAGGGTAACCCCGAGCGCCAGGCGTACTGGGTCCACCACATTCTGTACCAAGACAAAGAAGAAGTCGAAACGCTCACCCGCATGGTTCGGGAACGTGACGAAATGAAACAGCAGCAGTCCGAACACCTTGTTGACCTTGTCAGCATGCGTACCAAAAAGGCCGCCGAAGAAAAGGGACTGTTGAACCAGATGAGCGGGCAAGAGCAAATGCTCATGAGCTTAAAGCACGACAAGGCCATGCAGCGCAAGGCACTCGAGGAATTCGAGCGCAACCAAAAGACGATGCTCGCCTTGATCAAGAAACTCGAAGAAAAACGCAAAAAAGAGATTGAGGCCGCCAAGAAGGCTGAGGCCGAGCGCAAGAAGGCGAAGGGCAAGAAAAAGGAGAAGGTCATTACCAAACCCAAAAAGACCATCGCCGCGAGCGTCAAGGGACCCAAGTGCATGCCGTTGGAGGGTGAAATCATTAGCCAGTATGGTTTGCAGGAACACCCGGTTTTGCACATTGCCACCCGCAACCTGGGTGTCGAGATTCGCGGTAAGAGGGGAGGCGCCGTTCGTGCAGCGGCACCGGGCACGGTGGTCATGGTTTCCGAGATTGATGGTCGTGGTCCTTCGGTGATTATTGAGCACGAGGGCGGAACTTATTCTGTGTACGGGCACTTGCGTTCCATTCGCGTGCAAGAGGGCAAGGAGGTCCGTAATTGCGAAGAAATTGGCGAAGTGGGCGATATCGCGAGCCTAAATGGAATTAAATTGTACTTTCAAGTTAGCGAAGGGACCCAGACCGTGGATCCCCTCCAGTGGTTGAAGACAAAATGATCGAGTATAGACTAAATGGCCCTGTTTCCCAGGAACGTCAGCGGATCCGCCTGATGTCGGCGCTCCGTGAAAACCGGTTCCCGCAGGCCATTCTCATTGACGGCCCGGTGGGCATTGGCAAAAAGGCGCTCGCCATTGAGCTCGCCAAGGCGCTGCAGTGCTCCGACCCCAACGTGCGCCCGTGTGGTCATTGCTTTGGTTGCAAAATGGCGGCCGACGTGGGCGTGACTGACAGCTGGGTTGTGCCCATGGAAGCCAAGGAAGCCGGGGCCCGAAACGCCAGTGACGTCTCTGCCGGCAGCACCGCCAAGACGGTCCAGGATTTTAAGCAGGCCTACATCGAAGAGATTTTTAAAAACCCCTATCGCATTGACATCTTTAGTGCCGCCGCCGGGATTTCGGTTGAACTGATTCGCACCATGACGAACTCCTTTGTCCTCAAAGGGGACCGCGTGCGTGTGGTCATCGTTGCCGAGGCCGACCGCATGAACGAATCGGCGGCGAACGCCTTTTTAAAGACCTTGGAAGAAGTCCCGCCCGACACGTACTTTATTTTGACGACCTCGTCCCGTGAAAAAATGCTGCAGACTATCCGCAGCCGCTGCCTTGCGCTTCACTTGTTGCCGCTCAGTGACGACGAAGTTAAAAGCGAAACGCTCAGACTGTTGGGCGAAGATGCCGACCCAAGCGACGTGACCGACGATGTGGTGGGCTTGGCTGTGGGATCCCCCGGTAAAGCGCTCTATTACGTGGAGCATGGCAAGGCGTGGTGCGAACTGGCGGCAAAGTACCTCAAGCACTCCCTCAACAACGAGTACTACGAGGCGTTCAAGGAGCTGGGCGAGGCGGGCGTTGAGGAAGCTTCCGATGCAATGCGCTTTTTAGAAGTCCTTTCGTTCCTCATCTCGGATTTGTTGCGTCAGCAGTCGGGAGCCAAACTGCGCATCCCGGCGACGACGGCGCTTGTGAACATCGATGCCTACCCGCGTGTGGATGCGTCGGCGTTGGACCGCGCCCTAGAAACGGTGCAAGAGACTCTGTCGCGCGTGGCGAGCCGCAGGACTGTCCCCACGATGCTGTTGCAGTCCCTTTCTATCAAGCTTTTTGAGGGCTCCAAATAATGGAAGATCTGGTTGCATCCACGCTCTCGCAGGAACTCAAGATTCCGCACCTGGTGGCGCGATTCCTGGTTTCTCGCGGCATCAAGAATGTGGTGGATGCGAACCGTCTTTTGCACGGCTCCGAAGACGACGTGCTGGACCCGATGGGAATCCTTGGGATGGACAAGGCCATTGACTGGGTCTTGAATGTGCGCGACCTGCACCAGAAGGTCTTTATTTTTGGCGACTACGATTTGGACGGCATGACCTCGGTGACGTTGTTGACTCGAGGTCTCAAGCACATTGGCATTGAATCGGAGTGGCGTCTCCCGAACCGCTTTGGCGACGGTTACGGACTTTCGCGTTCGGCTGTCGACGAGATGTACGAGGCGGGGGCGCGCTACGTGATTACTGTCGATACCGGCATTACCGCCAACGACGAGATTGCCCATGCCAAGGAGCTGGGCATGGCCGTGATGGTCATGGACCACCACCAGCCCAGCGGCGACGGGCTCCCGGTTAGCGATGTGTTGCTGGATCCGCACCAAGATGGCGACTCGTACGGGAATCCCGAACTTTGCGGTGTGGGAGTCTCTTACAAGTTCATGTGTGCGCTTTACGCGAGGCTCGGTCTCCCTACGCCCACGCAGTACCTCGACCTAGTGGCTCTCGGTACTTTGGCCGACTTGGTTCAAATGACCCCCGAGAACCGTTACTTTACCAAGTCGGGCCTGCGCCGCCTCCAAAAAAGCGAGTGGCCCGGAGTCCAGGCCATGTACGCGAGCCTCATGAAGCCCGGCAGCGCCGTGGGCGGTATTGACGTCATGTATAAAATCGCCCCGCTCCTTAACGCGCCCGGCCGCATGGAACGCCCCGACCCGGCGCTCAAGCTGCTCCTTTGCGACAACAAGAGTGAAGCTCCGGCCCTGCTTGCCGAGCTCAAGAACTGGAACGCGAGCCGCAAGCAAAAAGAGGCCGAGATTACCGATATGGCCATGGAGCAGGTCAAAAAAGTTTACGGTGACAGGATTCCGACTGTGCTTGTGGTCGCCGGCGAAAAGTGGCACGTGGGCGTCATCGGTATTGTGTCGGCGAAGCTCGCCCAGGTGTTTGACCGCCCGGCGGCAGTGCTCTCGGTGGACGACGGCATGGCGCACGCGAGCGCCCGCGCCGTTCCCGGCTTCAACTGGCACAAGGCCTTGTTCGAGAGCCGAGAACTGTTCGACCGCTGGGGCGGCCACCAAAACGCCGCGGGCTTCTCCCTCAGTGAAGACAAAATAACGGAGCTCCGCGAACGGCTCGAAAAGTCCGCCGCCGAGCAGGGCTACACAGGCGAGGCGCAACCCTGCGACGAGTCCCATTCCTTCGACATCCAGGTGGCACTCCGCGAACTGACGGTGGACGGATTCCCCGAGCGCACCGTGCTCGACTACTTTGACCTGATGGAACCCTTTGGAGGAAATTTCCCGTACCCCACGTTCCGCGCCGAGAACGTGAAGGTCCACCGCATGCGCGAGCTCCGCGGCGGGCACCTGCAAATGGAAATTTCGCAGGGCGGGAGCCGCGTGTTCCCGGCAATCGGTTTTGGACTCCGCAAAAGCAAGTCCCACATTGGCGCCGACCACAAGGTCACCGTAATTTTTGAGCCTACCTGGAATTACTACAACGGCCGCAAGTCCATGCAGCTTTGCATCAAGGCCA
The sequence above is drawn from the Fibrobacter sp. UWP2 genome and encodes:
- the recJ gene encoding single-stranded-DNA-specific exonuclease RecJ encodes the protein MEDLVASTLSQELKIPHLVARFLVSRGIKNVVDANRLLHGSEDDVLDPMGILGMDKAIDWVLNVRDLHQKVFIFGDYDLDGMTSVTLLTRGLKHIGIESEWRLPNRFGDGYGLSRSAVDEMYEAGARYVITVDTGITANDEIAHAKELGMAVMVMDHHQPSGDGLPVSDVLLDPHQDGDSYGNPELCGVGVSYKFMCALYARLGLPTPTQYLDLVALGTLADLVQMTPENRYFTKSGLRRLQKSEWPGVQAMYASLMKPGSAVGGIDVMYKIAPLLNAPGRMERPDPALKLLLCDNKSEAPALLAELKNWNASRKQKEAEITDMAMEQVKKVYGDRIPTVLVVAGEKWHVGVIGIVSAKLAQVFDRPAAVLSVDDGMAHASARAVPGFNWHKALFESRELFDRWGGHQNAAGFSLSEDKITELRERLEKSAAEQGYTGEAQPCDESHSFDIQVALRELTVDGFPERTVLDYFDLMEPFGGNFPYPTFRAENVKVHRMRELRGGHLQMEISQGGSRVFPAIGFGLRKSKSHIGADHKVTVIFEPTWNYYNGRKSMQLCIKAIE
- a CDS encoding AAA family ATPase, whose translation is MIEYRLNGPVSQERQRIRLMSALRENRFPQAILIDGPVGIGKKALAIELAKALQCSDPNVRPCGHCFGCKMAADVGVTDSWVVPMEAKEAGARNASDVSAGSTAKTVQDFKQAYIEEIFKNPYRIDIFSAAAGISVELIRTMTNSFVLKGDRVRVVIVAEADRMNESAANAFLKTLEEVPPDTYFILTTSSREKMLQTIRSRCLALHLLPLSDDEVKSETLRLLGEDADPSDVTDDVVGLAVGSPGKALYYVEHGKAWCELAAKYLKHSLNNEYYEAFKELGEAGVEEASDAMRFLEVLSFLISDLLRQQSGAKLRIPATTALVNIDAYPRVDASALDRALETVQETLSRVASRRTVPTMLLQSLSIKLFEGSK
- a CDS encoding murein hydrolase activator EnvC — its product is MGAPKKTDAQIKEQKTALKKLETDLAKKRKEIAQLENEEKGVLNTISLLDQNLNQTRTYINELSKSEVMVQRALEQLAHDIDSLDSKIAVRKEVMKRRIRTLYVSGRSTEAKALYSLLTQEGNPERQAYWVHHILYQDKEEVETLTRMVRERDEMKQQQSEHLVDLVSMRTKKAAEEKGLLNQMSGQEQMLMSLKHDKAMQRKALEEFERNQKTMLALIKKLEEKRKKEIEAAKKAEAERKKAKGKKKEKVITKPKKTIAASVKGPKCMPLEGEIISQYGLQEHPVLHIATRNLGVEIRGKRGGAVRAAAPGTVVMVSEIDGRGPSVIIEHEGGTYSVYGHLRSIRVQEGKEVRNCEEIGEVGDIASLNGIKLYFQVSEGTQTVDPLQWLKTK